In Flavobacterium praedii, the DNA window AATTCAATAGAATGGAAACCTACAATTGTCGCTGTTTTTCCAGGAAAATTAGATTATAAACTTTATAGTTTTACGGATAGAATTTTAATACAATTAATAATGCTAATTACAAAAGGACCTACCAATTCAAACACAGTTATAGAATATACAAATTGGGAAAAAGTAGAGGAATTTGCAAAAGAGTTTGCAGAAATTTAAAATTCGAATAGCAAATAGATAAATTAATCTACCATAAATAACAAAAAGTAAGATCCGATCAATTATATCATATTTCACTTTGCCTTCCTAAATTTTTTAAATATAAAGCAAAAAAAAACGCATCTTGTTATAAAGGACATAGTACACTTTTCATAAATAAGAATACTAAAAAGAATTCGTTTTTTTTTGTTCCATTTTAGAAATAAATAAAAAGAACATAAATTATTTAGACTTTAAAGTTACTCGCTTTTACAAAACTAAACTCTTTTCAAAATACCCAAATAAGGTCTTTAGATATAATTAAATTTCAATGTTTATTGACTTTGTCACACAAAATAAAAACTATAAATTAGCACTTTAATAATTATTATAAAAAAGACAATGAAAAATACTGCTTTAACGCACATACATGAGGGTTTAGGAGCGAAAATGCTACCGTTTGCGGGTTACAATATGCCTATTCTTTATGAAGGTGTAAATGCTGAACATGAAACGGTTCGTAATTCTGTAGGTGTTTTTGATGTGTCTCACATGGGCGAATTTTTACTTTCGGGTCCAAATGCTTTGGCTCTTATACAAAAAGTAACTTCAAATGATGCAAATACATTGACAATTGGAAGAGCACAATATTCTTGTTTGCCAAATAATGAAGGTGGAATTGTAGATGACTTAATTGTTTATAAAATAAAAGAAGAACAATATTTACTAGTTGTAAACGCTTCCAATATTGAAAAAGACTGGAATTGGATTTCATCTCATAATGATTTAGGTGTAGAAATGAGAAACCTTTCAGATGAATATTCATTATTGGCCATTCAAGGACCAAAAGCGGTCGAAGCAATGCAAACATTATCATCTATTGATTTATCTACAATTGCTTATTATCACTTTGAAGTAGCAGATTTTGCAGGTTTTGAAAATGTCATTATTTCAGCAACTGGTTATACAGGTTCAGGCGGATTTGAAATTTATTGCAAAAATTCAGAAGTAGAAACAATTTGGAACAAAGTTTTCGAAGCAGGATCTGCATACGGAATAAAACCAATTGGATTAGCGGCACGTGATACTTTGCGTTTAGAGATGGGATTCTGTCTGTATGGCAATGATATAAATGATTCGACTTCACCACTTGAAGCTGGATTAGGATGGATTACAAAATTCAATAAAGATTTTACCAATTCCGATAATTTAAAAAAACAAAAAGAAGAAGGCGTTTCTAAAAAATTAGTAGCTTTCGAAATGCAAGAACGAGCTGTTCCTAGACATGACTATGAAATAGTAAATGCTTTGGGAGAAGTAATTGGTATCGTAACTTCTGGAACAATGTCTCCTTCGATGAATATAGGAATTGGATTAGGTTATGTTACAACAGCAAACAGTGCTGTAGATAGTGACATTTATATCCGAATCAGAAAAAATGATGTTCCTGCAAAAGTAGTAAAACTACCTTTTTATAAAAAATAGCCAATCAATGAAGAAAATCACACTAGTATTTCTGTTTTTAACATTTTCTCTATTTGCTCAAAATAGTGATACTGATTGTGAAATTTTGTTCAAAATAAATAATTTGCTACAAAAAGAGCATTTTAATCCAAAGCCGGTAGACGACAGTTTATCGGCTTATGTTTTTGATGAACTCTTCCGTAATTTAGATTCTTCCAGAAACATTTTTTTAAAATCTCAAGCGGATTCTCTTTCAAAAAAATACCGCCTACAAATTGACAATCTTTTATTGAATAAAGATTGTTCATTTATAGATGCTATAAAAAAAGAATATAGAAAAGGGCTTTTAAGAAATCAGATTGTATTGGAAAAACTTAAAATCCGAACTATTAATTTTGACACATTAGATACCATTAGATTCAAGCAAAAAAGTTTTAGTTTTTACCTAAAAGAAAAAGATGTAGAAAAAGCTTGGAATAAAAAAATTAGATATGAAATATTCAATGATATTTCAAGTAAAAGTAAAAATTTAGATTCACTTAAACTCAATTTTAATTCTATGAGTTTAAAATCAAAAAAAACAATCATAGACAATAACCTATGCAAAACCAACGCTTTACTATCTAATGATAAATCTTTTGAAGACAATCTTTTTAATATCTTTTGTGAATATTTTGACCCCCATACTAATTTCTTTAGTAATGATACCAAATCTAGTTTTGTATCCACTCTTTCCAAAGAAAAACTTTCATTAGGATTAAATGTAACACTAAACGACAAAAATGAAATAATAATTGAGGAAATTGACCCAAATGGTCCTGCTTTTAAAACTGGAAAAATAAAAAAAGGAGATCAAATTATTGCTATTTCCAATCAAAAAGAGACATTGGAAGTATCTTGTTATTCTATTGAAGCTATTGCGGCTTTAATGGCATCAGAATCAAATACTCTTATAACACTAACTATAAAAAGAAATTCAGGTAAGAGTTTTAAAGTGAGTATTCAAAAACAAATTTTAAAAGATGAGGAAAATACCGTTTATAGTTTTATTATCGAAAATGAAAATAAAATAGGATATATAAAAATACCAAGTTTCTATTCTGATTTTGAAGGCGAAAGTTCTAAAGGTTGTGCTCAAGATGTCGCCAAAGAAACCATCAAGTTAATGAAAGACAATATCAAGGGAATGGTACTTGATTTAACAGATAATGGTGGCGGATCGATGGAAGAGGCCGTAAAGTTAGCAGGACTTTTTATAGAT includes these proteins:
- the gcvT gene encoding glycine cleavage system aminomethyltransferase GcvT, translating into MKNTALTHIHEGLGAKMLPFAGYNMPILYEGVNAEHETVRNSVGVFDVSHMGEFLLSGPNALALIQKVTSNDANTLTIGRAQYSCLPNNEGGIVDDLIVYKIKEEQYLLVVNASNIEKDWNWISSHNDLGVEMRNLSDEYSLLAIQGPKAVEAMQTLSSIDLSTIAYYHFEVADFAGFENVIISATGYTGSGGFEIYCKNSEVETIWNKVFEAGSAYGIKPIGLAARDTLRLEMGFCLYGNDINDSTSPLEAGLGWITKFNKDFTNSDNLKKQKEEGVSKKLVAFEMQERAVPRHDYEIVNALGEVIGIVTSGTMSPSMNIGIGLGYVTTANSAVDSDIYIRIRKNDVPAKVVKLPFYKK
- a CDS encoding S41 family peptidase, giving the protein MKKITLVFLFLTFSLFAQNSDTDCEILFKINNLLQKEHFNPKPVDDSLSAYVFDELFRNLDSSRNIFLKSQADSLSKKYRLQIDNLLLNKDCSFIDAIKKEYRKGLLRNQIVLEKLKIRTINFDTLDTIRFKQKSFSFYLKEKDVEKAWNKKIRYEIFNDISSKSKNLDSLKLNFNSMSLKSKKTIIDNNLCKTNALLSNDKSFEDNLFNIFCEYFDPHTNFFSNDTKSSFVSTLSKEKLSLGLNVTLNDKNEIIIEEIDPNGPAFKTGKIKKGDQIIAISNQKETLEVSCYSIEAIAALMASESNTLITLTIKRNSGKSFKVSIQKQILKDEENTVYSFIIENENKIGYIKIPSFYSDFEGESSKGCAQDVAKETIKLMKDNIKGMVLDLTDNGGGSMEEAVKLAGLFIDYGPISIVVDNKKRLSVINDPYKGVIYKGPIVIIINGNSASASEFFASIMQDYNRALLIGSTSLGKATMQTIEPLEKGDFDHYIKLTISKFYRITGKSHQAVGVIPDVQIPTIYQDVLQKESEFPTALKNDSLNTRVRFTPYVSDQLIESLAQKSRDRIAQNSYFNSIKTFNSKIDSVLKKSKIEIPMTLDAVFDNQNNLSNLSEEINNFKTDELNLNVTNSEYNKSLLLIYPSLIVYNKIQLDNLRSNHYLNEAISIIADYKTVKQNKTK